The genome window CACGGCGCGCCGCAGGGAGACCTTCGTGTTCCCGCCCAGCCAGATGGGCATGCGCTCCTGGACGGCGTGCGGGTCAATAATGAAATCATCGAAGTTGTAGTACTTCCCGTGAAAGACCGGCTGCCGCTCCCCCATGGCTGCGCGCAGGGCCTGCAGTCCCTCGGTGTAGCGCTCGGCCCGATGCTCGAACTCCACGCCCAGCAGGTCGAACTCCTCTTTCAACGTGCCGACGCCGACTCCCAGGATGAGCCGCCCGCCGGAGATCACGTCCAGCGTCCCGTAGCGCTTCGCCACGGAGAGCGGGTGGTGGTACGGCAGCACGATGACGTGCGTCAGGAACTTCAGCCGCTTCGTCACCGCCGCCAGGTAGCCGAAGGTTGCCAGCGGGTCGTAGTACCGCGGCCCGCGCGACTGCACGATGTGCGTAGGGATGCCCACATGCTCGCTGCAGGAGATGTGGTGGATGCCCAGGCGGTCCGCCGTGACAGCGATCTGCCGCAGCTCCCTGGGGCCGCTCTCTACCTCCCACGGCTGGTGCCGGCGCGTCAGGTGCGTCGCGATTGGCGTCACCAGCCCGAAGAGCATCCCGCGCTCAGCCATCAATCCCCCCGATCATCCTTGGCTCAAGCTCCGTCTTCCTACTCTGTGCGCTCTGTGGACGAATCTCTACTGGAACTTCCCCGCGACTCGGTCCCTAAATATCTCCAGCTGTTCGCAGTAGTGCTCCAGGGATGTTGAGCGGAAATACATGTTGAGGATCGTCCCGCCCGCCCTTCGATAGCTGGCGATCTGGTCCGTCACGCCGGCAAGCCCGCTCGTGGTCGTGACGTCGTAGACCGGCTCCGGCCCGAGCACCACATCGAAGGGCTCCCTCCGCGATCGCCACTCAGGCCACTGCTTCGCCTCGGGCAGCAGCGCGCCCAGCGTCGCCAGGTCGAAGCCGAACGGGTCCCAGCCGTCGGCCGAGGCCAGCGCCCGCTTGAGCGAAAGCTTGGTGCGCCCGCCCAGCCAGATCGGCACATGCTCCTGTACGCCGTGGGGCTCGATCACGAAGTCGTCGAACTCGTAGAACTTCCCCTTGAAGACGGGCTTCTGCTTGCCGAAGGATTCGCGAAGAGCCTGCAGCGCCTCCGTGTAGATCTCCCCACGGCGCTCGAACTCGGCGCCCAGCAGCTCGAACTCTTGCCGCAGGCTGCCGACGCCGATGCCCAGGATGACCCGCCCTTCGGACATCCTGTCCAGCGTGCCGTAACGCTTCGCCACCGCGAGCGGGTGATGGTACGGCAGCACCAGCACGTGGGTCGCGAACCGGATGCGCTTGGTAAGCGCGGCGAAATAGCCGAAGGTCGCCAGCGGATCGTAGTAGCGGTGGCCGCGTATCTTCCCGATCTCCGTGGGGATGCCCACATGCTCGCTGCACGTCATGTGGTAGAAGCCGCAGCGGTCCGCCGTGATGGCGATCTGCCGCAATTCCGCCGGGCCGCCCTCCGTCTCCCATTTCCCATGCCGCCTGGGCAAATGCGTCAGGATCGGCGTCAAGATGCCGAACTTCAGCGCCTGCTCTGCC of Chloroflexota bacterium contains these proteins:
- a CDS encoding LLM class F420-dependent oxidoreductase, whose amino-acid sequence is MLFGLVTPIATHLTRRHQPWEVESGPRELRQIAVTADRLGIHHISCSEHVGIPTHIVQSRGPRYYDPLATFGYLAAVTKRLKFLTHVIVLPYHHPLSVAKRYGTLDVISGGRLILGVGVGTLKEEFDLLGVEFEHRAERYTEGLQALRAAMGERQPVFHGKYYNFDDFIIDPHAVQERMPIWLGGNTKVSLRRAVASADGWDTPGLSIEQFTEIITAVKQTPEWKARASPLEVVIMGDPNYDISEPKGFAALVDQIAAYQKAGATGMNFYFRAKSLEHYCEQLETFASKIMANFR
- a CDS encoding TIGR03619 family F420-dependent LLM class oxidoreductase; its protein translation is MKFGILTPILTHLPRRHGKWETEGGPAELRQIAITADRCGFYHMTCSEHVGIPTEIGKIRGHRYYDPLATFGYFAALTKRIRFATHVLVLPYHHPLAVAKRYGTLDRMSEGRVILGIGVGSLRQEFELLGAEFERRGEIYTEALQALRESFGKQKPVFKGKFYEFDDFVIEPHGVQEHVPIWLGGRTKLSLKRALASADGWDPFGFDLATLGALLPEAKQWPEWRSRREPFDVVLGPEPVYDVTTTSGLAGVTDQIASYRRAGGTILNMYFRSTSLEHYCEQLEIFRDRVAGKFQ